The genomic region ATAATCCCCGGAATATCGGCAACTACAAAAGATTTAAAATCACGATATTTTACAATGCCAAGATTTGGCTTTAGGGTAGTAAATTCATAATCGGCAATTTTGGGTTTTGCCGAAGTAATTACCGATAGTAAAGTAGATTTTCCGGCGTTTGGAAAACCTACTAAACCTACATCGGCTAAAACTTTAAGCTCTAGAGTAATATCTAATTCCTGACCATCGATACCCGGCTGTGAATAACGAGGAGTTTGATTTGTAGATGTTTTAAAATGCCAGTTTCCCCGGCCTCCCATACCGCCTTCGGCGATTATGATTTCCTGACCATCTTCAGTAACCTCATCAATAATCTCTTCAGTTTCGGTATCTCTAATTACCGTACCTAGCGGCACATCTACGATTTCGTCTTGCCCATCGGCGCCAGAACTTCGTTGCTTACCACCATTACCGCCATGCTCGGCACGAATGTGTCTTCTAAAGCTAAATTCAAATAACGTCCAAAGGTTTTTATTCCCACGTAAAATCACGTGACCTCCACGACCTCCATCTCCTCCATCCGGGCCACCTTTTGCCACATATTTTTCACGGTGCAAATGCGAAGATCCAGATCCTCCATTTCCCGAAGACACATGCAACTTTACGTAGTCTATAAAATTCCCTTCTCTCATTATCTAGTTTCGAATTATAAGTTATCGATTACTTTGCTGATTCTTTCGGTAATTTCTTCTATAGAACCTACCCCGTCAACACCGTAATATTTATTTTGCTTTTTATAATATTCTTTTAAGATCGCAGTTTCCTCATAATAAACCGTAATTCTGTTTCTTATTACCGCTTCGTCTGCATCATCTTTTCTCCCAGAAGTTTTCCCTCTTTCTAACAAACGCTTCACTAAAACTTCATCTTCAACCTCTAAAGCGATCATCGCTTTAACTTCAGTACCTTTTCCTTTAAGAAGTTCAGCTAAGGCATCTGCCTGGTTTTCGGTTCTTGGAAACCCGTCAAAAATAAAGCCATTAGCTTCAGCGTTTTTATCTACTTCGGCATTAAGCATATTTATAGTAACCTCATCTGGCACTAACTGGCCTTTATCGATAAAAGACTTTGCGGTTAACCCCAATTCTGTTTCATTTTTGATGTTATATCTAAAAACATCTCCGGTAGAAATATGTACTAACTGATATTTCTCTTTAAGAATATCTGCCTGTGTTCCTTTGCCCGCTCCCGGAGGGCCAAAGAGTACCAAATTTGTCATGTGTATTTATTTACGATTTACGTTTGTATACAGAAGTAAGATTACGTCCCAGACCGTCATAGTCCAATCCATAACCTACAATAAATTCATTTGGAATTTCAATTCCTGTATAATCTAATGTGAATTTTTCCCGATACATAGAAGGTTTATAAAAAAGTGTCGCTATTTTATATTCAGCAACATTCTTTTCTTTTAAAATTCGATCCAGTTCTTTAAGAGTTCCTCCTGTATCCACTATATCTTCCAGGATGACCACTTTCTTACCAGCTAAAGATTTATTTAAACCAATTAATGTCCTTACATTTCCGGTAGAATCCGTTCCTTCATAAGAACCGAGTTTCACAAAATGGATTTCACATTCCTCTTTAAACCTCTTCATTACTTCAGATGAAAACATAAAGGAACCATTAAGCACACTTAAAAAAATTGGACGTTCCCCCTTAAAATCCTCGTTTAATTTTTCAGCAATAGTTTCTATCGCCTTATTAATTTCTTCACCGCTTATGTAAGGCTCAAATACAAGATCGTGTAGTTTTATCAAAACTTTCAAATTTTAAAGACGCAAAGATAAGGAATCTCATTTACACCTCTCTACCAATTTCTATAAGAATAAATAGGGCAATCTGAGCTAAAAATTTATTTTTGCACAAACAGCACGACTATGATTAATTATTTTTCTTCAGATTTTAAACTAGGAATCCTTGGCGGAGGGCAGTTAGGAAAAATGATGCTATACGACACCCTTAAATATGATATTCAAACCTACGTTTTGGATCCCAGTAACGAAGCTCCCTGTAAAATTGCGTGTAATTATTTTGAACAGGGCGATCTTATGGATTATGATACGGTTTTAAACTTCGGAAGAAAAGTAGATGTGCTCACTTTTGAAATTGAAGGCGTAAACATAGAAGCCTTAAAAACACTGGAAGCTGAAGGGGTTAAAACCTACCCAGATGCTGCAACGCTAGAGAAAATTCAGAATAAAGCAATACAAAAGCAGTTTTATACTGAAAAACAAATTCCAACCGCTGCGTTTAAAACCTATCAAAAAATTGAAAATCTTATCGCCGATGTTGAGTCTGGCGCAAGATCTTTACCTTTTGTTTGGAAAAGTGCCACAGGTGGTTACGACGGAAAAGGAGTTTCTGTAATCAAAGTAGCCGATGCTTTAAAAGATCTACCAGATGCCGAGTGTATTGCAGAAGAAATGATTCCCTTTAAAAATGAACTTGCAGTTATTGTTGCCAGAACACCCGGTGGGGAAGTAAAAACTTATCCTGTGGTAGAAATGGAATTTCATCCAACCGCCAATCAGGTAGAATATGTAATTTGCCCTGCACGAATTGAAGATCATGTTGCTGAAAAAGCCAGAGCCGTGGCAACACAAGTTTCTGAAGCTTTTGAACATGTGGGACTTTTAGCAGTGGAAATGTTTCAGACTAAAAATGACGAAATTCTTGTAAACGAAGTAGCCCCCAGGCCTCACAATAGCGGACATTATAGTATCGAAGCAAGCTACACCAATCAATTTGAACAACATCTGCGTGCTATTTTAGATTTACCTTTAGGAAACACCGATAGTAAAGTAGGCGGAATTATGGTAAATCTTGTGGGCGATAAAGACTACGAAGGTGAAGTAATTTATCAAAACATCGATAAGATCATGAAAATGGACGGTGTTACTCCACACATCTACGGAAAAAAGATCACACGTCCTTTTCGAAAAATGGGCCATGTCACCATCGTAAACGAAAATATCGACGAAGCACGAAAAGTTGCGGAGAAAGTTAAAGAAGAAATTAAAGTAATTAGCAAAAGTTAGAAGTCACCCTGAACTCATTTCAAGGTCCCACTAGATTTTTTAACTAGGATGAGATTCCGTGTCAGTCACGGAATGACAAAAACAAGAGATACTATAAATTAAAAGTTAATCGCTGAAAATAAACAAACTATGAGCAAAGTAGGAATAATAATGGGAAGTACCAGCGACCTGCCGGTAATGCAGGAAGCAGTAGATATTTTACAAGGATTTGATATCGAAGTTGAAGTAGATATAGTTTCAGCACATCGAACTCCGGAAAAATTATTCGACTACGGAAAAAATGCTCATACCCGCGGCATTAGCGTAATTATTGCCGGTGCCGGCGGTGCTGCTCATTTACCCGGAATGATCGCTTCACTTTCTCCTTTACCGGTTATTGGTGTTCCCGTGAAATCCAGAAATTCTATCGATGGTTGGGATTCTGTGTTATCGATTTTACAAATGCCGGGCGGAGTTCCGGTAGCAACCGTTGCTCTAGATGGAGCTAAAAATGCCGGAATATTAGCCGCACAAATCATTGGTGCTGCCGATAAATGCGTTCAGGATAAAGTATTGGTGTATAAAGAAGGGCTTAAAGAAAAAGTGATCAAGGGCGCTGAAGAGGTTAAGAAGAAGTAAAGATTAGATCGCTGCGATGTTAGATGTTAGAATTGAGTATTGAGACGCTTCGCTTTTAGATTTTGAGGGATGATAAATTTATTTTGAATTTTGAATGCTTAATGTTGAATGAGATTTCGCCATTTCTTTAGAACTAATCTGTAAT from Zunongwangia profunda SM-A87 harbors:
- the hpt gene encoding hypoxanthine phosphoribosyltransferase — translated: MIKLHDLVFEPYISGEEINKAIETIAEKLNEDFKGERPIFLSVLNGSFMFSSEVMKRFKEECEIHFVKLGSYEGTDSTGNVRTLIGLNKSLAGKKVVILEDIVDTGGTLKELDRILKEKNVAEYKIATLFYKPSMYREKFTLDYTGIEIPNEFIVGYGLDYDGLGRNLTSVYKRKS
- a CDS encoding adenylate kinase, which produces MTNLVLFGPPGAGKGTQADILKEKYQLVHISTGDVFRYNIKNETELGLTAKSFIDKGQLVPDEVTINMLNAEVDKNAEANGFIFDGFPRTENQADALAELLKGKGTEVKAMIALEVEDEVLVKRLLERGKTSGRKDDADEAVIRNRITVYYEETAILKEYYKKQNKYYGVDGVGSIEEITERISKVIDNL
- the purE gene encoding 5-(carboxyamino)imidazole ribonucleotide mutase, translated to MSKVGIIMGSTSDLPVMQEAVDILQGFDIEVEVDIVSAHRTPEKLFDYGKNAHTRGISVIIAGAGGAAHLPGMIASLSPLPVIGVPVKSRNSIDGWDSVLSILQMPGGVPVATVALDGAKNAGILAAQIIGAADKCVQDKVLVYKEGLKEKVIKGAEEVKKK
- a CDS encoding 5-(carboxyamino)imidazole ribonucleotide synthase — its product is MINYFSSDFKLGILGGGQLGKMMLYDTLKYDIQTYVLDPSNEAPCKIACNYFEQGDLMDYDTVLNFGRKVDVLTFEIEGVNIEALKTLEAEGVKTYPDAATLEKIQNKAIQKQFYTEKQIPTAAFKTYQKIENLIADVESGARSLPFVWKSATGGYDGKGVSVIKVADALKDLPDAECIAEEMIPFKNELAVIVARTPGGEVKTYPVVEMEFHPTANQVEYVICPARIEDHVAEKARAVATQVSEAFEHVGLLAVEMFQTKNDEILVNEVAPRPHNSGHYSIEASYTNQFEQHLRAILDLPLGNTDSKVGGIMVNLVGDKDYEGEVIYQNIDKIMKMDGVTPHIYGKKITRPFRKMGHVTIVNENIDEARKVAEKVKEEIKVISKS
- the obgE gene encoding GTPase ObgE; the encoded protein is MREGNFIDYVKLHVSSGNGGSGSSHLHREKYVAKGGPDGGDGGRGGHVILRGNKNLWTLFEFSFRRHIRAEHGGNGGKQRSSGADGQDEIVDVPLGTVIRDTETEEIIDEVTEDGQEIIIAEGGMGGRGNWHFKTSTNQTPRYSQPGIDGQELDITLELKVLADVGLVGFPNAGKSTLLSVITSAKPKIADYEFTTLKPNLGIVKYRDFKSFVVADIPGIIEGAAEGKGLGYRFLRHIERNSTLLFLVPADAENVAKEYEILLDELRRYNPEMLDKDRLVAVSKTDMLDDELKAELKAELDENLPVPYLFISSVAQQGLTELKDKLWEMLNKDPEDKQ